AAGATGGTGCAAGTGTTTTCCCCAACAAATCTCTTGGGTAATTTCTTTCCTCATCCGCTGGAGTCAGCAACAACGTTCACCCCCTCTGGCACTGCCGGAGCCAGCgcagccctgggagcagcagccGCCTCTGCCAGAGCTGCCGACGAGGAGACGGCTCTGGaccccagcagtgctgggtggGAAAGCTGTGGCCTGAAAGTGcttgatctctacttttaaatttagaGCACATTCGTGTAGGCAAAAGTTTCGTGTCAGGACCGTGGTGCTGCCGGGGAAAGGCAGGACCCTACCTCCTCGTGGTTCTTCTTCAGGCAGCAGAGCTCCTCCCGCAGCGACTCCAGCTGAGCCTCCAGGTCAGACCTGCAGAGCGTCAGCTGGTCCAGGACTTGGCGTAAGCCATTGATGTCAGCCTCCACGCTCTGGCGCAGGGCCAGCTCCGTCTCATACCTGGTTTGTGCAGGGAAGCAGGAATTCAGAACGGGAGTATCTCACACGGGCTTGGTTTCTGCAGAGATCTCCTTTCCCACCTGCTCTGAGCTGGATTTGGTCCCAGCGGGATGCACTGTACGTTAGATTTCTGCACCACCCTTCATCTCTGTTGTGTGAAAACTTTTCTTCCTCACCTATCTTTTTCCTGATCACCGTATGTTTGATACCACTCATCCAGCTGCATTTCTGGTTTGCTGATCCCAATCTGCACTGGTCTGTGATGGAACTGTGCCAACTAAACCACTAAGGACCACTCCCTCCAACGTCGGTCCCCAGCCCTCACCAACACTCTTGCCAAACGCTTTACCCAAGAATACTAATTAAGGGAGGGCTGTGACCAAGAGCAAAATGCGTTTCATCACTCCATCCTGCCCTAATGTGGTTTTGGAGTGAGACTTCTCTGAAGTCTCTGTAATTAGTGCACTGAGGCGCCACAATGAGATGTAAaggagccggggggaggggagggggttgaTCCCCGCAGTGGGGCACTCACTTCACGCGGAAGTCGTCGGCAGCCATCCTGCTGTTGTCAATATCCAGAATGATCTTGTTGTTATCAATGGTTGCGCAGACAATCTGGGAAAGAGAAGAACATGAGAGACgtctcccttttctctgctgttacGCTCTATATACACTCCATACTCTCTACAGGTGTATCTGGATTGCAGTTAGGTAGTGACTCTTCAcgatttcctttttctgttcccttcttAAGTAACCTCATTCCCTGAGCAGAGCAGTTGCAGGAGGTACCTTTGCCTCCCTTAGTCAcagtcaggaaagaaaagaggttgGGAGCCAAAGAGTTGGGAGATGGGACTTCCCAGTTTTGGGGTCTGAAGGCAAGTTCTAAAGGTGCTTCACAGAGAAGTGAACCTAAAGAACCTTCCTTGAGACATGAAGTCTGAGCTGACATTCAGCCTGGCGTGTTCTTGTCTTCAAGATGTCTTTACATATTAGTATCAAGTTCTTTGTGCCACTGCAGCAATCAATTTTAAATACTCTTCTCACCTAGAATTTATAACGCTCCATTTGATACAGCATTTGATGGGTATGTTTGCTCTTGTTCTGCAGTTCCCTTTGCTTTGCTCTTCCTACTGGGCTGACACCACTGCATTTCCTCAGAGCACACTTGATAATATCGTATTTATAATCATATAGACAAAACACAGTGTAACAAatcatccttttccttttcaagagTGTTATCCCACCCGTATCACCTCGTAGCACACGTCTTTAATATGCACCCGCTCTCAGCAATGTCACAGGGGAACTTGCCAGAATTTATGTTTGCAAAGAGATTGAACAGCACCAAAGTTACCTCCAAGAATTGCAGTGGGTTCTAAATGCAAATTCAGAAATAAGCTTCAAATAGAGGAGGAACAACTGAAAAGGGGGATTACCTGATTTTGAAGATCTTCAATTTCCTTGTAGTAGCAGCTGTAGTCCCGGGGCTCGCAGGAGAGGCCCTGTGTTGCGTACCACTCCCTGATCCTGCACTCCAGCTCTGCGTTTTCCTTCTCCAAGCACTTCACCTTGTCCAGGTAGGAAGCCAGGCGGTCGTTGAGATTTTGCATGGTGACCTTCTCATCGCAGGATGAAAGCAAACAGTCGCCACCAAGACCACCAACGACCACACCGCCTCCAATGCCAAACCCAATGCCATTGCCATAGCAGTTGCCACCTCCATAGCTCCCACCAGCCAAGCTACCAACGCTCAGTCCCCCTCCATAATTCACTCCGCCGCAGTAACTCCTTCCAGAAAAACCTCTGCCACTGCCTATCCCATAGGAAGAAATCCgtgctccaccaccaccaccaatgaTACAGCTGCCACCACTGCTCCTGCCTTTGCTAGACACCGTAATAGTCTCCTTAATGTTGCAACTCATGGCGACAGCAGCTGGAAATGCAAGCAGAAGCCCAAAGCAAGATGCACAGCTTGATATTAAATCAGACTGCGAGCTGTCCGTGGCGGCGAAACTCTATTTATACCTTCCACAGTGGGTGTCAcctctgcctcttcccataaGGCTGGCTACTCCAGCCATTGGTGCCAAGAATAATTTCTCAAAGGGAAGTCTCCTTTCAAGAATCCTGGTAGACAAGGAAGATACTTTACATGTCTCTTGCtaatttcaaaaatacattagCAATAATGTTTTATGAATCATCAGCTTTTTGTTTATGATGCAAACTTTACAACATTAAGCCAGGAAAAACACTGTCCTAAATTACATACCAGGAAGAAATCATTAAAGGTTATTGCATCAAAGAGCTCTTTATctctcattaatttattttcattttattttgagttGAATAAGCAGTTTTCATGCAAGATGCTGATGTTGGA
The Numenius arquata chromosome 23, bNumArq3.hap1.1, whole genome shotgun sequence genome window above contains:
- the LOC141474711 gene encoding keratin, type I cytoskeletal 19-like, with protein sequence MSCNIKETITVSSKGRSSGGSCIIGGGGGARISSYGIGSGRGFSGRSYCGGVNYGGGLSVGSLAGGSYGGGNCYGNGIGFGIGGGVVVGGLGGDCLLSSCDEKVTMQNLNDRLASYLDKVKCLEKENAELECRIREWYATQGLSCEPRDYSCYYKEIEDLQNQIVCATIDNNKIILDIDNSRMAADDFRVKYETELALRQSVEADINGLRQVLDQLTLCRSDLEAQLESLREELCCLKKNHEEEMNCLRKQSTGDVSVEVNACPGPDLRQILEDLRCQYETLIARNRKEVEDWYECKIEEVNREVITSGQEVETCNNQVTELRRQLQALEIDLQAQLSQRNNLESSLAETECQYNTLLGELQNQITCVEQQLAEIRAEIECQNQEYKTLLDVKCRLEQEIQTYRCLLEGGQQDLIHGGGIGVGTGVGGGVIRTSHTYTTTTASHCQPQVPPCKTGDIQVTCRRICD